The nucleotide sequence AAGGCCGTAAAGCCCGTTGTCATTGCTTCCCCAGCGGCCGTCGAAACGGAACTCGCCGCGGATCTGCCAGCCACCGAGGCGATCCTCGATCACCGCGAGCCTGCTGTCGATCTGGTCGACCTTCACGCCGAGGGCGTCAAGCTCGTCTTTGAACTCGACTACGAGTCTCTTCAGCATCTCGACATCCTGCTTGCTGGCCTTGGTCATGTCGACCACCGCCAGTGCGCGGGCGACAGCAGAAGCTGCCTCGTAGCGGGTCATGGGCTGATTGCCCTTGTAGGTGCCATCCGGATAGCCGGAGAGCACTCCGCGGGCCGCGAGCTGCCCAATGGCATCGTAGGCCCAGTGGTTCATGGGAACATCCATGAACGGGTTCACGTTTGCGAACGCAGGAGCTGCGAACACAACAAGCGCGACTACTGCAACAAGTGCAAGAATCTTTTTCATCTGTTTTAACCCCCTTGGTTAAGTGTTTGTATATCGCGGCTGATTCGATCCTCCGCGTCCCGGGGGTTCAGGTGAAAGTTTCCTCGTTTCCTTTTACCTCTTCCCCGCTCCGCATTGTATCGATACAGTCCGCCTTCATCCTTCGCTCGTCCTTTTTGGCAGGGGGTCGTCGCACCTCCTCTCGGGCCATCGGGATTTCCACACGAAGGAACTGAAGCAATCGTCCAAGGTCAAATTGTCAATGTACTCAACCTGACACTTCCAGTGCATTCTATCGGAAGGATCCGGAGATGGGAATAGGCCTAAAGGCCCATTTTGCGTAAAATACCTAGATAATCCGCGATTCTTCGTCATCCCGAGCGCATTATCGTCATTCCGAACGAGCGAAACTCCAATTGTCATCCCGAACATCGCGCAGCGATGGTAAGCAGGCGACCGAACGGGCGGTTTTCCCGTTCGAGTCGATCGCTATCCCGAGGAGCGTAGCGACGAGTGGGAGGGATCTCGGGCTGGATTCACGCACTGCCGTGAGATCCCTCCGCCCGTTGGGCGTTCGGGATGACGGAGGGGAACGCCGGTCGGTCTTCGGGATGAAACAAGTAAAAAGCCGAACAGACGTTTTTTCCGTTCGTGTCGATCGCTTACCTCGAGGAGTCCCAGTTTAGAGGCCTCAACTACGCTCTTTTCTTAGACTAAGGACTTCCTCCTCGGTGAGGTCGACGCACTCGGCTATGAGAGACGGTGCCAAACCCTTGTCCAGCATCCGGAGAGCGGCCTCTCTCTTGGTCTCCTCCTTCCCCTTCTCAAGGCCAATCTCCATGCCCTTTTCCATGCCTATCTTCTCCACCACAGTGACGTACATCTTCTTCTCCTCCTTTTGCGCCCACTTCTTGTACTCCTCCAACTTCTCCTCGCTGCGGGGGCGCAACGCCCATTCAATAAACCGATAGAGAACCAGACAACGCTCCCGAGACCAGCCTCGCTCGTCGAGAAGACCGCCGAGCTGCTTCAAGAATGCTATTCGCTTGTTGTCAGAGCGGCCACTGTCTATCACGCGTCTGGCGGCCAGGAGTGCAAGGTCGAACGGATTATGGCTTTCCTCAAGACGTTTTACGTCCAGCTCCCACAGCTTAACGGTCGGGTAGACGTACCGAAGTTCGTTGCCGTAGGAGACGTGCTCGTAGCGCTCGGGCTCCCCCTTCGGCCTAGGGGCGGTTAGTATGGCCATCGACACCACGTCAACGACTCCCCGGCGATTTTTCGTCGTGATTCGTCCCCCACCGCTCTCGGACTCCAGCTCCTCTTCATACTTCTTCCGCTTGAGGTACTTGAAGCGGATCATGGAGTGGTAGTAGAACATGCGCTCGGGGAAGTCGTCCCCTCCCTTGTCCTGCACCTCGACGTGGAGGGCGAGCCAGATGTCGCGTCCTCCCTTAACCGGGACCTTGGCGAGAAGGTCGGGGGCCTGCCAAGCACCGCCCATGAGTGCCTTGAGGTCCTTCATCTCCTTGTCGAGAAACTCCGTCTTGCGCTTTTTGTCCACCTGGGCGGCCAGCTCGGGAAGGATAGACTCCAGCATCTCGTCGAAGTTTCCCTGCATAAGGGTCTTCCACATGGAGTCGCCGTCGGCGCGTTCAGTGTCATCTGTATCCGGTTGTGCCTTTGCGTCGAGCTCTCCGACTATGTCCGTCGTATGGTCGCTAGTTGTCGGTGCGATGGTATCCAGCCTCCCTCGCGTGTGTTTATGCCTGTCCGGGTTTTATCGTTTCATGAATATTATACGAAAAAGGAGGGGGTTGTTCAATAAGAAGGGATCTCGGGCTGGATACACGCCCTGCCGTTAGATCCCTCCGCCCTTTGGGCGTTCGGGATGACTGCAAACAACCGCAGGTTCATGATGGTTGGGTCCTGAACTCAGCGTTGATGCGCGACGTACCACTCGTACGTGCGCTTCAGGCCCTCCTCCAGGGCTACGGACGCGCTCCAGCCCAGCGCTTTCATCCTGGAGACGTCGAGCAGCTTTCGAGGGGTGCCGTCCGGCTTCGAACCGTCCCAGGCTATTTCGCCCTCGAAGCCCGTCGTGCGGCGGACCAGCTCCGCCAGTTCCCTTATCGTGACGTCCACGCCCGTGCCCACGTTGACGAACTCCGCCTCTTCGTAGCTCTCCATAAGAAAGACGCACGCGTCCGCAAGGTCGTCAACGTAGAGGAACTCCCTGCGCGGCGTTCCGCTTCCCCACAGGGTCACTGTCCGGTCGCCGTTCTCCTTCGCCTCGTGGAACTTTCGCATCATGGCCGGCAGCACGTGCGAGGTCTCCAGGTCGAAGTTGTCTCCGGGGCCGTACAGATTCGTCGGCATGGCGGAGATGAAGCGCGCGCCGTGCTGCCGGTTGTAGTACTCGCACATCTTGAGCCCCGCAATCTTGGCTATGGCGTAGGCCTCGTTAGTCGGCTCCAGGGCGGAGGTCAGCAGGGACTCCTCCCTTATCGGCTGAGGCGCCATCCTCGGGTATATGCAGGAGCTGCCGAGGAAGAGCAGCTTCTTCACCCCGGACAGCCATGCCTGGTGGATGACGTTCACCTCTATGGCAAGGTTCTGGTGGATGAAGTCCGCCGGGTATGCGGAGTTGGCCAGAATGCCCCCGACCTTTGCCGCGGCTAGAATCACGTGGTCTGGCCTGCGCGCCTCGAAGAAGCTCCTGACCGCGGCCTGGTCGGTTAGGTCCAGCTCGCTCCTGGTCGCGAGGATCAAGTTCTTGTAGCCGCCTCTCTCCAGCCTGCGGACGATGGCAGAGCCGACCAGCCCCCTGTGCCCGGCGACGAATATCCCGTCCCCGGTCAGCATTGCTCCTCCGCCGCCGGGCAGACGCTGTATCCGGCCTCGCGGCAGAGCAGGTCGCGCTTGAACAGGTCGAGGTCCGCGCGCACCATCTCCGTCACAAGCTCGCCGAAAGTGATCTTCCTCTCCCAGCCGAGCTTTCGCCTGGCCTTGCTTGGGTCGCCGAGCAGCAGATCGACCTCGGTGGGGCGGAAGTACCTCGGGTCCACCTCGACGACCGTCTCTCCGCTGTCCGTTCGGACGCCCCTCTCCTCCACTCCCTCCCACCGCCACTCCAGCGGTATTCCCGCCTCGGCGAAGGCCAGGGTGGCGAACTCGCGCACCGAGTGCGTCTCGCCCGTCGCCACGACATAGTCGTCCGGCTCGTCCTGCTGCAGCATCAGCCACATCGCCTCCACGTAGTCGCGAGCGTGCCCCCAGTCGCGCTTCGCGTCCAGGTTGCCCAGGTAGAGCTTCTTCTGGAGCCCAAGCGATATTCGCGCCGCCGCCCTTGTTATCTTCCTGGTGACGAAGGTCTCGCCCCTGAGCGGGGACTCGTGGTTGAAGAGTATGCCGTTGCAGGCGAACATCCCGTAGGCCTCCCGGTAGTTCACGGTGATCCAGTATCCGTAGAGTTTGGCTGCGGCGTAGGGGCTTCGCGGGTAGAAGGGGGTGCTCTCGTCCTGCGGGACGGCCTGCACCTTGCCGTACAGCTCGCTGGTGGAGGCCTGGTAGAAGCGCGTCTTTCGCTCCAGCCCGAGGATGCGGATGGCCTCCAGCAGGCGCAGCACGCCGAGGCCGTCGCCGTCCGCCGTGTACTCCGGTGACTCGAACGACACCTTCACGTGGCTCTGAGCGGCCAGGTTGTAGATCTCGTCCGGCTGCACCTCCTGAACTATCCTTATCAGGTTGGAGGAGTCCGTCAGGTCGCCGTAGTGCAGTACGAGGCGCCTGTCCTCCTGGTGAGGATCCTCGTACAGGTGGTCGATCCTCGCCGTGTTGAACAGCGATGAACGCCTCTTCACCCCGTGGACCTCGTAACCCTTGCCCAGCAGAAGTTCCGCAAGGTAGGCCCCGTCCTGGCCGGTGATTCCGGTGATCAGCGCTTTCTTCCTCATTGCCTCACTCCCGTTCGTCGTTGCGAATGCCGTCTGCCTAACGGTCAAAGGCTATCACAATCGCGGCTCGTTGTCCAAAACCGTTCGGAGGCTGTTATAATAACCGAAATCCGTCTCAAAGGGTGAAGGCGCATGCTGTTCAACTCTTACGTCTTTCTTTTCTTATTCCTGCCCGCGACGTGGGTGCTGTTCCGCCTCGCGTCGCGCTTCAGGGCCACAGGCGCGGCGCTCTCCGTGCTTCTGGCGGCGTCGCTCGTCTTCTACTCCTATTGGAATCCGCCCTTCGTCCTGCTGATCCTCTTCTCGATAGCCTTCAACTACTCCCTCGGGCGAATCATCGAGAGGGGCGCCTCAGCGGACCGGGGAGGGCGCGCGGCTCTCCGCCTCGGCGTCGGGGTCAACCTAGCCCTGATCGCTTACTTCAAGTACGCCAACTTCCTCATGGAGAACCTGGCGCTCCTCTGCGGACGGGGCTGGGCCCCACGCGACATCTTCCTCCCGCTCGGCATCTCCTTCTTCACCTTCCAGCAGATCGCCTATCTCATAGACTGCTCCAGAGGGACGACGCGCGGCTGCTCCTTCAAGCATTACGCTCTTTTCATCACCTTTTTCCCGCAGCTTATCGCGGGGCCGATAGTCCGGTACGACGAGATAGTCCCCCAGTTTCGGCGTCTGCGCACATTCGCCCTTAGCTACCGAAACCTGGCGATGGGGCTCACCCTGCTCTCCTTCGGCCTTTTCAAGAAGCTGGTCATAGCCGACACCCTGTCGCCGTGGGTCTCCGATGTGTTCGACGCCGACGTAGCGCCTGCCTTTTTCGCTGCTTGGGGGGCGGTCCTCGGCTACGCCTTCCAGATATACTTCGACTTCTCCGGTTACTCGGACATGGCCCTCGGACTCGGACGCATGTTCAACATCGAGCTGCCGGTCAACTTCAACTCTCCCTACAAGGCGCGCTCGATAGCCGATTTCTGGAGGAGGTGGCACATGACCCTGTCGTCCTTCCTCAGGGACTACCTCTACATCCCGCTGGGAGGAAACCGGCGGGGGGAGCTTCGCCGATACGTCAACCTGATGTCCACCATGCTGCTGGGCGGTCTGTGGCACGGCGCCTCGTGGAACTTCGTCGTGTGGGGCGGCCTGCACGGACTCTACCTGTGTGTGAACCACGCCATCGCCGCGATCAGGCCCGGCTCGCCCGCGTCGAAAGAGCGGCCATCCCGGCTGCGCGGCCTGCTCGGGTGGGGCGCCACGTTTTTTTCCGTGCTCGTCGCATGGGTCTTTTTCAGGGCGGAGACCTTCGGGAGGGCGATGGAGGTGCTGCGCGGCATGTTCGGCCTCAACGGAGGTCTTGACGCGGCCGGCGGCCTCCCGCTCGACAGAGTTCTGGTGTTGGCGGCCTGTCTCCTTCTTGCGACGGCAGCGCCGTCCAGCCACGAGTGGACCTTCGGAAAATTCCGCGACGGCAAGTTCAACGACCGCTGGGCGCTCGCGGTGGGCCTGATCCTGCTGGTCGGCATCTGCTTCTTGAACCGGGTGTCGGAATTCCTCTATTTCCAGTTCTGAGGCGGGGTGATCATGAGATACAAGCGACTGGTCCGAATCATACTGTGCTCCTCCCTGCTTCTCTTCGCCGCCCAGTTCGCGATCTTTCGCATCAGGGGCGTCTTCGACCTGGCGCTCCTGTCCTGCCTGTACGACAACGCCTCGTGGGTGACGGAGAAGCCTCGGGTCCTGCTGATGGGCAGCAGCCGCTGCTTCCACCAGCTCGTGCCGAGCGTGATAGCGGATCTGAACGGGCTGGGAAGCACGGACGTCGCCAACATCGGCCAGGTGGCTGCGGGGCCCTTCGAGATGCTGCACACCTACACCAAGCACATCGACCTGTTGGACGAGGCGGAGTTCGTGTTCTACGTACTCGACGCCGACTTCTTCTTCGAGTCGTCTCACGTCGACAGCCCCTACGAGAGGATCCTGCTCGACAGAAAGCAGTGGGATCTTATCTCGGGCGTCCACGGCAACTTCTACCACCTCCCCGCCGTTCTGTTCGCCAACGCGATAAGAGGCTCGCCGCGAAAGACCGGCGCGGAGATGGGCTTCGAGGGACTGCCGCACATGGACTTTCTGAACATGACGTTCGAGGACCGGGACAGGCCCTTTCGACTGGACCTGGAGAACTTCCCCCTGTCGGACTTCCAGGTCGGCAGCATGAGGAGGATCAAGGAGCTCTGCGAGGCATACGGGGGAATCCTGGTCTTCGTGCTGACTCCCTTCTGGGACATCGGCTCGCTGGAGGACGAGTTCTTCGACAGGACGGACATCCTGGTCCGGGCTCTCGACGACGCCCTGGGCCCGACAAGGCTGGTCGGGAGCTGGGAGAGGGAGGAGTACGGGCTTGAGTACGAGGACTTCCTGGACAACTCTCACCTGTCGGCCTCCGGCTCGGAGAAGGTCACGCCCCTCATCTTCGGGGACATCGAGAGCATACGCTCGCAGCGACCGGCCATGTTGAGCGGGAGGGTCCCGGCGGGAGCGACGAAGAGGGCGAACCGGAATTAAGGAGGTTGACGACATGAATCGTTTGACGCGCGGCCTGCGAGAACTCGCGGCCAGCATCGAATGGAGGCTTAAGGGGAGGCCCGTCCCCCTTCCGAACGTGCTGAAGCAGGCGATCATCATCGAGCATGCGAAAGCAAGCGGGATCCGTGTGTTCGTCGAGACGGGGACCTACGAGGGCAGGACGTTGGCGGCCATGATGCCCTTCTTCGACCGGCTCTATTCGATCGAGCTGGGCGAAGATCTGTACAGGAGGGCGTGCGACCGCTTCGCCTCGGCCCCGAAGGTACGCCTCCTTCAAGGGGACAGCGGGGAGAGATTGGCGGACGTCCTCGAACTTGTGAGGGAGGAGAGATGCCTCTTCTGGCTCGACGCTCACTACTCCCGAGGCGACACCGCGAGGGGGGAGGAGGAGACCCCGATTCTGAAGGAGCTGGAGCTGATCGGCGCGCACCCGGTGAGGGGGCACCTGCTGCTGATCGACGACGCCAGGTGTTTCGGCGTGGACGAGGGATACCCGTCGATAGAGCGGATGAGGGAGACCGCGGCCCGCCTCTTCCCAAGCTCGGCCTTCTCGGTGGACCGCGATATTATCAGGATCATACCGATGACCGAGGACGGACGCCTGCCATGATAGTCAAGCTGACCGCTCCGTCTCCGAACTGGCCGCTGCTCCTGCAGACGCCCGGTGGAGAGGGAATGTGGGACGGCGTTCGCTTCACGACCGACCCGTCGTGCGACGAGGCGGACGCCTGGGTGGTTTACGAGGGTCTGACGCGAAGGACGACCGTCGTCTGCCCCCCGTCCAGGACGATACTGGCAACGGGAGAGCCTCCCATGATCAAGAGCTACCCGGAGGCCTTCACGGCTCAGTTCGCCCGCGTGCTGACCTGCCACGCCCTGAGTCACCCCGGGATCGTCGCCCGGCAGCAGGCTCTTCCCTGGCACTACGGACGGGAGTTCGACGTCGCGGGGGGCGAGAGGTTCGTCGAGAGCTACGACACATTGGCGGGCAGCTCCCCCTTCGAGGGGAAGACGGGCCTGATCTCGGTCGTCTGCTCGGCGAAGAGGGGCAGGGAGGGGCACAGGATTCGCGACGAATTCGTGTCGTACCTCGAGCGAATTCAAATTCCGGGACTGGACATTTTCGGGACAGGACGACAGAGGGTGGCCGCATGCAAGCGCGACGCCATCATGCCTTACAGGTACCACATAGTCATGGAGAACTCCGTCTGCCCCCACTACTGGACGGAGAAGCTGGCCGACTGCTATCTCGGGGGCGCGTTCCCATTCTACTGGGGCTGCCCGAACCTTGAGGAGTACTTCTCGTCCGGCGCCTTCGCGCCCATCGACATAGAGAGGCCGGAGGAGGCCGTCGGAGTCATGCTCGAGGCGATGGAGAGCGGTGTCTTCGAG is from Synergistaceae bacterium and encodes:
- a CDS encoding GDP-L-fucose synthase, with protein sequence MLTGDGIFVAGHRGLVGSAIVRRLERGGYKNLILATRSELDLTDQAAVRSFFEARRPDHVILAAAKVGGILANSAYPADFIHQNLAIEVNVIHQAWLSGVKKLLFLGSSCIYPRMAPQPIREESLLTSALEPTNEAYAIAKIAGLKMCEYYNRQHGARFISAMPTNLYGPGDNFDLETSHVLPAMMRKFHEAKENGDRTVTLWGSGTPRREFLYVDDLADACVFLMESYEEAEFVNVGTGVDVTIRELAELVRRTTGFEGEIAWDGSKPDGTPRKLLDVSRMKALGWSASVALEEGLKRTYEWYVAHQR
- the gmd gene encoding GDP-mannose 4,6-dehydratase — encoded protein: MRKKALITGITGQDGAYLAELLLGKGYEVHGVKRRSSLFNTARIDHLYEDPHQEDRRLVLHYGDLTDSSNLIRIVQEVQPDEIYNLAAQSHVKVSFESPEYTADGDGLGVLRLLEAIRILGLERKTRFYQASTSELYGKVQAVPQDESTPFYPRSPYAAAKLYGYWITVNYREAYGMFACNGILFNHESPLRGETFVTRKITRAAARISLGLQKKLYLGNLDAKRDWGHARDYVEAMWLMLQQDEPDDYVVATGETHSVREFATLAFAEAGIPLEWRWEGVEERGVRTDSGETVVEVDPRYFRPTEVDLLLGDPSKARRKLGWERKITFGELVTEMVRADLDLFKRDLLCREAGYSVCPAAEEQC
- a CDS encoding MBOAT family protein; translated protein: MLFNSYVFLFLFLPATWVLFRLASRFRATGAALSVLLAASLVFYSYWNPPFVLLILFSIAFNYSLGRIIERGASADRGGRAALRLGVGVNLALIAYFKYANFLMENLALLCGRGWAPRDIFLPLGISFFTFQQIAYLIDCSRGTTRGCSFKHYALFITFFPQLIAGPIVRYDEIVPQFRRLRTFALSYRNLAMGLTLLSFGLFKKLVIADTLSPWVSDVFDADVAPAFFAAWGAVLGYAFQIYFDFSGYSDMALGLGRMFNIELPVNFNSPYKARSIADFWRRWHMTLSSFLRDYLYIPLGGNRRGELRRYVNLMSTMLLGGLWHGASWNFVVWGGLHGLYLCVNHAIAAIRPGSPASKERPSRLRGLLGWGATFFSVLVAWVFFRAETFGRAMEVLRGMFGLNGGLDAAGGLPLDRVLVLAACLLLATAAPSSHEWTFGKFRDGKFNDRWALAVGLILLVGICFLNRVSEFLYFQF